A segment of the Panacibacter ginsenosidivorans genome:
ATTTGAAATAATTATGGTAACTGATGCAATAGCAGATTTCCTTACAAGGATTCGTAACGCACAGATGGCAGGTCACAGGTTAGTAGAGATACCTGCTTCTAACTTGAAAAAGCGTATGACTGAGATCCTGTACGAACAGGGTTACATTCTTAAATACAAATTTGAGGATGATGTGAAGCAAGGGCTTATTAAGATCGCTCTTAAGTACGATCCTAATACCAAGCTGCCGGCAATACGTTCTCTGGAAAGGGTGAGCCGTCCGGGTCTGAGACAATATTCAAAACCTGCTGATTTCAAAAGAGTCATCAATGGTTTGGGTATTGCTATCATCAGTACATCTAAAGGTGTAATGACTGATAAACAGGCTAAGACTGAA
Coding sequences within it:
- the rpsH gene encoding 30S ribosomal protein S8; this translates as MVTDAIADFLTRIRNAQMAGHRLVEIPASNLKKRMTEILYEQGYILKYKFEDDVKQGLIKIALKYDPNTKLPAIRSLERVSRPGLRQYSKPADFKRVINGLGIAIISTSKGVMTDKQAKTENVGGEVLCYIS